The following are encoded in a window of Drosophila simulans strain w501 chromosome 3L, Prin_Dsim_3.1, whole genome shotgun sequence genomic DNA:
- the LOC6739035 gene encoding mediator of RNA polymerase II transcription subunit 1 isoform X2, whose product MSGSNAKSSGTGFGSHIPSIEEKNKQIQQETMMEKLRAKYRNKPKSYEEIKKSVRMYFIEKHYPLDPLCKATLQSALDKLQHYIKVTSRHGLVERLESLSRQLGLKFMEDQQLLFISTDMFYVEILLDAAGSLSDVKVHHECKIEQQSSELVACLKSGDFADFTVQLEGLSSIYQLNAEPKVKKKAFVALQAMETDIQSLYQLHLQSHSGDSYSLMTSSSVGLVLPRRGGHPMKLTYFCPPLHLPEGDPKLASGDFTIDQVMRSSYGLSATINLEGSSANKLQTLPTVTLVRDSQTGLEVPTYAQLNQNNSLLMPATYVLRLNKPMPVCLESLKALGLPGLDSVATPPSPPTTVLNLIVQTASKQAIKNTQRGLYVNLPKETHCYFFTDNRKLQGTLVSSLPFTEPAQVPRIVAFLKKQALFYTLLASCVREQQKQYNDMDSTVILEVTAVSFNQITVELQHPYEESLATVDFLLEDGQPTCSVYCLTNEYELLSQKLTRTVRKVVSIPMVIYKLLKCWDEEHEFKLHGAIGPGAGSGAIGGGGMSGGGPVSGVGNNFSQFAMDTATPTDGSLPGGGFTNINNLKMDAKSRSLADAFAASTSAAAAIAGLINLKRETDPQSGSSTSGTTVSGSSGSSGSAKTSDHDIADKYKNIWKDKTPNLKHCVSITPIPGDGKSGSAGGVSGVEVQRTGGIEIIPLNAQAAVAGGGVQASSSATPTTITITPITGKDPSKDSTKKSTSASAGVGVAAKRPHESSTSSSSTSGGSGSGSSMSSSASSGSSDTQKEKKRKKKRDDSPMGPPEKIYSRQNSPAGGGDASATGGVVRKFSSPSSSPKAGGAGQGLMAGVPTARPSPKHSPVYSSPKHNTASNSPKSPFGTHSPKHGSSGKPSMSTLKSAATAATILSPKGDKSSSAVGSTSSGPSASSGSGGATGLVRSFASVGAPPPPPPIPPLASASGSISSSQSLKKEKTSSASGSSSTTSSATAGVSSGGGISPASVAAAVAALKSSQQQMKSVASLSHLAEGGGLGSYAAPSGAGVSGAAAVVVGAGAGAGAGASGLEMSALRKGMAGGAFDDVDGSFSANNSGTNNNSGSGSSGLGSVIGVSSLGGSGSGAGNSGSSGSSNTGNSNNSAAAATAGSSAN is encoded by the exons ATGAGCGGATCCAATGCAAAGTCCTCGGGGACTG GCTTTGGCAGCCACATTCCCAGCATCGAGGAAAAGAACAAGCAGATCCAGCAGGAAACCATGATGGAGAAGTTGCGGGCCAAGTACCGGAACAAGCCAAAGAGCTACGAGGAGATCAAGAAGTCGGTGCGTATGTACTTTATCGAGAAGCACTACCCTCTGGACCCACTGTGCAAGGCCACGCTGCAGTCGGCGCTGGATAAGTTGCAGCACTACATCAAGGTCACGTCACGCCACGGCCTTGTGGAGCGTTTGGAGAGCCTCTCGCGCCAGCTTGGCCTTAAGTTTATGGAGGACCAGCAGCTGCTCTTCATATCCACGGACATGTTCTACGTAGAGATCCTGCTGGACGCCGCCGGCAGTCTGTCGGACGTCAAGGTGCACCACGAGTGCAAGATCGAGCAACAGTCCAGCGAGCTAGTGGCCTGCCTCAAGTCCGGCGACTTTGCAGACTTTACGGTGCAACTCGAAGGTCTGTCCTCAATTTACCAGCTGAATGCCGAGCCCAAGGTGAAAAAGAAGGCGTTTGTGGCGCTTCAGGCCATGGAGACGGACATCCAGAGCCTCTACCAACTGCACCTGCAAAGTCACTCCGGAGACAGCTACTCCCTCATGACGAGTTCATCGGTGGGTCTGGTGCTGCCCCGTCGCGGTGGCCATCCCATGAAGCTTACTTATTTCTGCCCGCCGCTCCACCTTCCCGAAGGGGATCCAAAACTGGCCAGCGGCGATTTCACCATCGACCAGGTAATGCGAAGCAGCTACGGACTGAGTGCCACCATCAATCTGGAAGGCTCATCAGCCAACAAACTGCAGACTTTGCCAACGGTGACCTTGGTCCGCGATTCCCAAACGGGCTTGGAGGTTCCCACCTATGCCCAACTCAACCAGAACAACTCGCTGCTGATGCCGGCCACGTATGTGCTGCGGCTGAACAAACCCATGCCTGTTTGCCTGGAATCACTAAAGGCTCTCGGTCTGCCCGGTCTAGACTCCGTTGCCACGCCACCTAGTCCTCCCACCACAGTGCTTAATCTCATTGTACAAACTGCATCGAAGCAGGCCATTAAGAACACACAGCGCGGTCTGTATGTGAATTTACCTAAAGAGACGCACTGCTATTTCTTTACCGACAACCGCAAACTGCAGGGAACCCTGGTATCATCGCTGCCCTTCACTGAACCCGCCCAGGTTCCGCGAATCGTGGCGTTCCTCAAGAAACAAGCTCTCTTCTACACTCTGCTCGCAAGCTGTGTTCgtgagcagcagaagcagtaTAATG ATATGGACAGCACTGTGATACTGGAGGTAACCGCTGTTTCATTTAACCAAATCACGGTTGAGCTGCAGCACCCGTACGAAGAGTCGCTGGCCACTGTGGATTTTCTGCTTGAGGACGGTCAGCCCACGTGTAGCGTTTACTGTCTGACCAATGAATACGAGCTGCTGTCCCAGAAGTTGACCCGAACCGTTCGCAAAGTGGTATCCATTCCGATGGTCATCTACAAGTTGCTCAAGTGTTGGGATGAGGAGCACGAATTCAAACTGCACGGCGCGATTGGTCCTGGGGCTGGTTCTGGAGCAATCGGAGGTGGAGGCATGAGTGGTGGTGGGCCAGTCTCGGGAGTAGGCAATAATTTTAGCCAGTTTGCAATGGATACGGCGACGCCTACAGATGGAAGCCTTCCCGGAGGTGGCTTCACCAACATTAACAACCTTAAAATGGATGCTAAGTCGCGATCTCTAGCGGATGCTTTTGCTGCTTCTACTTCGGCAGCAGCGGCCATAGCGGGTCTGATCAATCTCAAGCGCGAAACCGATCCACAGTCTGGTAGTTCGACCAGTGGCACCACAGTCAGCGGCAGCTCCGGTTCATCCGGCTCCGCCAAGACGAGTGACCATGACATTGCTGACAAGTACAAAAATATCTGGAAGGACAAGACTCCAAATTTGAAGCATTGCGTCAGCATCACCCCCATCCCAGGAGATGGAAAGTCTGGATCAGCTGGGGGAGTGTCCGGCGTTGAGGTACAGCGAACGGGTGGAATTGAAATTATTCCATTAAATGCCCAGGCGGCTGTCGCCGGAGGAGGTGTTCAAGCCTCATCCAGTGCCACTCCCACGACTATAACTATTACCCCTATAACGGGCAAGGATCCCAGTAAGGACTCAACGAAAAAAAGCACCTCTGCTTCAGCTGGAGTAGGTGTGGCCGCAAAGCGTCCCCACGAGAGTAGCACAAGTAGTTCGTCTACGTCCGGTGGTAGTGGTTCTGGCAGCTCCATGTCATCTTCAGCCAGCAGCGGCTCTTCAGATACGCAGAAGGAAAAGAAGCGCAAGAAAAAGCGCGACGATTCGCCAATGGGACCGCCGGAGAAGATCTATTCTAGGCAAAACTCGCCTGCAGGTGGCGGAGATGCTTCCGCAACTGGTGGAGTGGTTCGCAAGTTCTCCTCTCCCTCGTCGTCACCCAAAGCTGGTGGCGCTGGGCAGGGTCTAATGGCCGGAGTGCCGACCGCCCGTCCCAGCCCCAAGCACTCGCCCGTGTATAGCAGTCCCAAGCACAACACCGCCTCCAACAGCCCGAAGTCGCCGTTTGGCACACACTCACCCAAACACGGCTCATCCGGAAAGCCGAGCATGTCAACACTCAAGAGTGCAGCTACAGCCGCCACCATCTTAAGTCCCAAGGGCGATAAGTCCTCGTCAGCTGTGGGGAGCACATCTTCGGGACCATCTGCCTCCTCGGGATCCGGTGGAGCTACTGGCCTGGTCAGGTCATTTGCCAGCGTTGGAgcaccgccgccaccacctccaATCCCTCCATTAGCGAGCGCGAGCGGATctatcagcagcagccagagTTTAAAGAAGGAGAAAACCTCTTCGGCATCCGGTTCCAGTTCCACAACATCCTCGGCAACTGCAGGTGTCTCATCTGGTGGAGGTATTTCACCGGCTAGTGTGGCTGCTGCAGTAGCTGCCCTGAAATCCTCACAACAGCAGATGAAATCAGTCGCCAGTCTTTCGCATCTGGCGGAAGGCGGAGGACTTGGTAGCTATGCGGCCCCGTCGGGAGCGGGAGTGTCTGGTGCAGCCGCAGTGGTGgtgggagctggagctggcgCAGGAGCGGGGGCCTCCGGACTGGAGATGAGTGCCCTGCGCAAGGGCATGGCGGGAGGTGCG TTTGATGACGTCGACGGCAGCTTTAGCGCCAACAATTCcggcaccaacaacaacagtggcagcgggagcagcggGCTCGGCAGCGTCATTGGTGTCTCCAGTCTCGGCGGTAGTGGGTCAGGGGCAGGAAACAGcgggagcagcggcagcagcaacactggcaacagcaacaattctgcagcagcagcaacagccgggAGCAGCGCCAACTAG
- the LOC6739037 gene encoding galactose mutarotase: protein MSITLEEEIFGLAVNPFTKSPEMVRRYTLKNSKGMTVSVIQLGAIIQSVCLPDAYKKVDDVCLGFDDIASYLANKGAYIGGTLGRVANRVANGEYTFNDTKVSVTKNIQDKFQLHGGFIGFDSVIWEVVQKSAEGVIFRHVSPHGHEGYPGKLTCLITYQLDNENRLWVRYEATTDRSTMVNLSSHAYFNLAGHGSGAKGLSEHTVEIASDQIVDTDELQIPTGKLVDVNDTVFDLRLPVLMRDRLMQFENRQIKGYDNCFVVNGGRVQKSVAKVAKIVHPPSCRVLEVWTDQPGMQFYTANNLTSIVGKNCTKYEKHGSFCVETEKFPDAMNHPEFPSISLEPNEKYRHDVLYWFKVEESWKCCCNNDP from the exons ATGTCAATTACCCTAGAGGAGGAGATCTTCGGCTTGGCCGTGAACCCGTTCACAAAGTCGCCGGAAATGGTGCGCCGATACACGCTCAAGAACTCCAAGGGCATGACCGTGTCGGTGATCCAACTGGGGGCCATCATCCAGAGCGTCTGCTTGCCGGACGCCTACAAGAAGGTGGATGACGTGTGCCTCGGCTTCGACGACATCGCCAGCTACTTGGCCAACAAGGGAGCCTATATCGGAGGGACCCTCGGACGAGTGGCCAACCGAGTGGCCAATGGCGAGTATACGTTTAACGACACGAAAGTCTCGGTGACAAAAAATATCCAG GACAAATTCCAGCTGCACGGTGGCTTCATTGGATTCGATAGCGTCATATGGGAGGTGGTACAGAAGTCGGCCGAGGGAGTGATATTCCGGCACGTATCGCCCCACGGCCACGAGGGCTATCCGGGCAAGCTGACGTGCCTCATCACCTACCAGCTGGACAACGAGAATCGTTTGTGGGTCAGGTACGAGGCCACCACAGATCGCTCCACCATGGTCAACCTGTCGAGCCACGCCTACTTCAACCTGGCGGGACACGGATCCGGAGCGAAGGGTCTTTCCGAGCACACGGTGGAGATTGCGTCCGATCAGATCGTGGACACGGACGAGCTGCAGATCCCCACGGGGAAGCTAGTCGACGTCAATGACACCGTCTTTGATCTCAGGCTGCCGGTTCTGATGCGCGACCGACTCATGCAGTTCGAGAATCGTCAGATCAAGGGCTACGACAACTGCTTCGTGGTCAACGGAGGACGTGTGCAAAAAAGTGTAGCCAAGGTGGCTAAGATCGTGCATCCGCCATCTTGCCGGGTACTGGAGGTTTGGACCGACCAGCCCGGCATGCAGTTCTACACCGCGAACAATCTGACCTCGATAGTGGGCAAAAATTGCACTAAGTATGAGAAGCACGGCTCCTTCTGCGTGGAGACGGAGAAGTTCCCCGATGCCATGAACCACCCGGAGTTCCCTTCGATCAGCCTCGAGCCGAACGAGAAGTATCGGCACGATGTCCTCTACTGGTTTAAGGTCGAGGAGTCCTGGAAGTGCTGTTGCAACAACGATCCATAA
- the LOC6739039 gene encoding copper transport protein ATOX1 has translation MTVHEFKVEMTCGGCASAVERVLGKLGDKVEKVNINLEDRTVSVKSNLSSDELMEQLRKTGKSTTYVGVKK, from the exons atgacA GTGCACGAATTCAAGGTGGAGATGACCTGCGGCGGATGTGCCAGTGCCGTGGAGCGAGTCCTGGGAAAACTGGGCG ATAAGGTCGAGAAAGTCAACATTAACCTGGAGGATCGGACGGTGAGCGTGAAGTCGAACCTGTCGTCCGACGAGCTGATGGAGCAGCTGCGCAAGACCGGCAAGAGCACCACCTACGTCGGCGTGAAGAAATGA
- the LOC6739038 gene encoding galactose mutarotase yields the protein MVRVIEDMFGIAVNPMTQKTDRVRRFTLITERGMSVSILTMGAIIQSLKVPDFNGKLEDVCLGYDDVAGYYRNQQYFFGATIGRMANRTAHGRFKLCGKEVSVSRNLRDRHHQNGGFVGFDSVIWDVVGVHKDGVTLQHISPDGHEGYPGELTTNINFSLNETGCFGMRIEARTKATTAVNISNHSFFNLAGHGAGRDSLYQHMLMIKAQKIVDVDQELLPTGKLMRVRTTPYDFSSLVSLGKRLNQVSTCPLGGFDNHFCVDIPPNRVQLVARVVHPCSGRFMEVHTNQPGLQFSTANHLPSEDSSDIPISGKDGSNYVRQGAFTLQTQKYPDAMNHCDFPSVVLNPGQLYDHQVVYRFGSCPKRV from the coding sequence ATGGTGCGAGTGATCGAAGACATGTTCGGCATCGCCGTCAACCCGATGACGCAGAAGACCGACCGTGTCCGGCGCTTCACTCTTATCACAGAGCGCGGCATGTCGGTGTCGATCCTGACGATGGGTGCCATCATCCAGTCCTTGAAGGTGCCCGACTTCAACGGCAAGCTGGAGGACGTGTGCCTGGGTTACGACGACGTGGCAGGGTACTACCGTAACCAGCAATACTTCTTTGGAGCCACCATTGGCCGGATGGCCAATCGTACAGCACACGGGCGCTTCAAGCTCTGCGGCAAGGAGGTCAGTGTGAGTCGAAACTTGCGGGATAGGCATCACCAGAACGGCGGGTTCGTGGGCTTCGACAGCGTCATCTGGGACGTGGTGGGGGTGCACAAGGACGGTGTCACCCTGCAGCACATCTCGCCAGACGGGCACGAGGGCTATCCGGGCGAGCTGACCACCAACATCAACTTCTCACTCAACGAGACGGGCTGCTTCGGGATGCGTATCGAGGCGCGGACGAAGGCCACCACGGCGGTGAACATCTCGAACCACAGCTTCTTCAATTTGGCCGGACACGGCGCGGGTCGGGACTCGCTCTATCAACACATGCTGATGATCAAGGCCCAGAAGATAGTGGACGTAGACCAGGAGCTCCTGCCCACCGGGAAGCTGATGCGCGTGCGCACCACCCCGTATGACTTCTCCAGCCTGGTCAGTCTGGGCAAGCGGCTGAATCAGGTGTCCACCTGCCCGCTGGGCGGTTTTGACAACCATTTCTGCGTGGACATTCCTCCCAACCGGGTGCAATTGGTCGCCCGCGTGGTTCACCCATGCAGTGGACGGTTCATGGAGGTGCACACCAACCAGCCGGGCCTCCAGTTCAGCACGGCGAACCATCTGCCGAGCGAGGACAGCTCGGACATCCCCATCTCGGGCAAGGATGGGTCCAACTATGTCCGCCAGGGGGCCTTCACCCTGCAGACGCAGAAGTACCCGGACGCCATGAACCACTGTGACTTTCCCTCAGTCGTGCTCAATCCCGGCCAGCTTTACGATCACCAGGTGGTCTACCGTTTTGGCTCCTGTCCCAAGCGAGTGTAG
- the LOC6739036 gene encoding ORM1-like protein, with translation MTSIAGGHGEANPNSSWLSARGFWLAYLLGLLSVHLLFLSVPFVSIPWAWTATNLLHNAAHLYFLHVIKGAPWLSTENDPSRRWTHWEQIDDGVQMTTTRKFLTAVPIVLFLLTCLYTRNNTEHFIANFISLVVVTLPKLPQFHGVRLFNINKY, from the exons ATGACGTCCATTGCGGGAGGCCACGGCGAGGCGAATCCAAACAGTTCCTGGCTGAGTGCCCGGGGATTCTGGCTAGCATACCTCCTGGGCCTGCTGTCGGTGCACCTGCTCTTCTTATCAGTGCCCTTCGTCAGCATTCCGTGGGCCTGGACGGCCACCAATCTGCTTCACAATGCA GCCCACCTGTACTTCCTCCACGTCATCAAGGGCGCTCCCTGGCTGAGCACGGAGAACGATCCCAGCCGGCGTTGGACGCACTGGGAACAGATCGATGACGGTGTACAGATGACCACAACCCGCAAATTCCTCACCGCTGTTCCCATTGTTCT TTTTCTACTTACCTGTCTGTACACCCGAAACAACACGGAACACTTTATCGCAAACTTTATATCCCTGGTGGTCGTCACGCTTCCCAAGCTGCCGCAGTTCCACGGCGTGCGGCTGTTCAACATAAACAAGTACTAG
- the LOC6739035 gene encoding mediator of RNA polymerase II transcription subunit 1 isoform X1 yields the protein MSGSNAKSSGTGFGSHIPSIEEKNKQIQQETMMEKLRAKYRNKPKSYEEIKKSVRMYFIEKHYPLDPLCKATLQSALDKLQHYIKVTSRHGLVERLESLSRQLGLKFMEDQQLLFISTDMFYVEILLDAAGSLSDVKVHHECKIEQQSSELVACLKSGDFADFTVQLEGLSSIYQLNAEPKVKKKAFVALQAMETDIQSLYQLHLQSHSGDSYSLMTSSSVGLVLPRRGGHPMKLTYFCPPLHLPEGDPKLASGDFTIDQVMRSSYGLSATINLEGSSANKLQTLPTVTLVRDSQTGLEVPTYAQLNQNNSLLMPATYVLRLNKPMPVCLESLKALGLPGLDSVATPPSPPTTVLNLIVQTASKQAIKNTQRGLYVNLPKETHCYFFTDNRKLQGTLVSSLPFTEPAQVPRIVAFLKKQALFYTLLASCVREQQKQYNDMDSTVILEVTAVSFNQITVELQHPYEESLATVDFLLEDGQPTCSVYCLTNEYELLSQKLTRTVRKVVSIPMVIYKLLKCWDEEHEFKLHGAIGPGAGSGAIGGGGMSGGGPVSGVGNNFSQFAMDTATPTDGSLPGGGFTNINNLKMDAKSRSLADAFAASTSAAAAIAGLINLKRETDPQSGSSTSGTTVSGSSGSSGSAKTSDHDIADKYKNIWKDKTPNLKHCVSITPIPGDGKSGSAGGVSGVEVQRTGGIEIIPLNAQAAVAGGGVQASSSATPTTITITPITGKDPSKDSTKKSTSASAGVGVAAKRPHESSTSSSSTSGGSGSGSSMSSSASSGSSDTQKEKKRKKKRDDSPMGPPEKIYSRQNSPAGGGDASATGGVVRKFSSPSSSPKAGGAGQGLMAGVPTARPSPKHSPVYSSPKHNTASNSPKSPFGTHSPKHGSSGKPSMSTLKSAATAATILSPKGDKSSSAVGSTSSGPSASSGSGGATGLVRSFASVGAPPPPPPIPPLASASGSISSSQSLKKEKTSSASGSSSTTSSATAGVSSGGGISPASVAAAVAALKSSQQQMKSVASLSHLAEGGGLGSYAAPSGAGVSGAAAVVVGAGAGAGAGASGLEMSALRKGMAGGAVSLMTSTAALAPTIPAPTTTVAAGAAGSAASLVSPVSAVVGQGQETAGAAAAATLATATILQQQQQPGAAPTSSCLTTSGGSNDSAGSSNPAGASTEYMVKPSSQEGLKLTINKTGSSKSSGTGSGSSSSSGLQAKAKSSSIGATSFAGSTGSTKKQHTGLKPGVNSGPASKKATAAGSSAPASSSKHFFQKANSSGNLSSKLSGSGAGGGIPLTKSNSTNSFQEHNAPRRRPSMGALASGSSAGGSGQRKLGSTSAGGSGSSGSVSPALSGSMSQPPPRFDHHTDMMTILQYASPTMAASMEGFIKGLHNKFQIPKLSQRGSGGNTNSGRSTPSGSSETASAGTSASILGPAASSTGLTEPEAKPPVPPPPSGNEGLLNLSSTAGTPSADGIDEELLASLAGE from the exons ATGAGCGGATCCAATGCAAAGTCCTCGGGGACTG GCTTTGGCAGCCACATTCCCAGCATCGAGGAAAAGAACAAGCAGATCCAGCAGGAAACCATGATGGAGAAGTTGCGGGCCAAGTACCGGAACAAGCCAAAGAGCTACGAGGAGATCAAGAAGTCGGTGCGTATGTACTTTATCGAGAAGCACTACCCTCTGGACCCACTGTGCAAGGCCACGCTGCAGTCGGCGCTGGATAAGTTGCAGCACTACATCAAGGTCACGTCACGCCACGGCCTTGTGGAGCGTTTGGAGAGCCTCTCGCGCCAGCTTGGCCTTAAGTTTATGGAGGACCAGCAGCTGCTCTTCATATCCACGGACATGTTCTACGTAGAGATCCTGCTGGACGCCGCCGGCAGTCTGTCGGACGTCAAGGTGCACCACGAGTGCAAGATCGAGCAACAGTCCAGCGAGCTAGTGGCCTGCCTCAAGTCCGGCGACTTTGCAGACTTTACGGTGCAACTCGAAGGTCTGTCCTCAATTTACCAGCTGAATGCCGAGCCCAAGGTGAAAAAGAAGGCGTTTGTGGCGCTTCAGGCCATGGAGACGGACATCCAGAGCCTCTACCAACTGCACCTGCAAAGTCACTCCGGAGACAGCTACTCCCTCATGACGAGTTCATCGGTGGGTCTGGTGCTGCCCCGTCGCGGTGGCCATCCCATGAAGCTTACTTATTTCTGCCCGCCGCTCCACCTTCCCGAAGGGGATCCAAAACTGGCCAGCGGCGATTTCACCATCGACCAGGTAATGCGAAGCAGCTACGGACTGAGTGCCACCATCAATCTGGAAGGCTCATCAGCCAACAAACTGCAGACTTTGCCAACGGTGACCTTGGTCCGCGATTCCCAAACGGGCTTGGAGGTTCCCACCTATGCCCAACTCAACCAGAACAACTCGCTGCTGATGCCGGCCACGTATGTGCTGCGGCTGAACAAACCCATGCCTGTTTGCCTGGAATCACTAAAGGCTCTCGGTCTGCCCGGTCTAGACTCCGTTGCCACGCCACCTAGTCCTCCCACCACAGTGCTTAATCTCATTGTACAAACTGCATCGAAGCAGGCCATTAAGAACACACAGCGCGGTCTGTATGTGAATTTACCTAAAGAGACGCACTGCTATTTCTTTACCGACAACCGCAAACTGCAGGGAACCCTGGTATCATCGCTGCCCTTCACTGAACCCGCCCAGGTTCCGCGAATCGTGGCGTTCCTCAAGAAACAAGCTCTCTTCTACACTCTGCTCGCAAGCTGTGTTCgtgagcagcagaagcagtaTAATG ATATGGACAGCACTGTGATACTGGAGGTAACCGCTGTTTCATTTAACCAAATCACGGTTGAGCTGCAGCACCCGTACGAAGAGTCGCTGGCCACTGTGGATTTTCTGCTTGAGGACGGTCAGCCCACGTGTAGCGTTTACTGTCTGACCAATGAATACGAGCTGCTGTCCCAGAAGTTGACCCGAACCGTTCGCAAAGTGGTATCCATTCCGATGGTCATCTACAAGTTGCTCAAGTGTTGGGATGAGGAGCACGAATTCAAACTGCACGGCGCGATTGGTCCTGGGGCTGGTTCTGGAGCAATCGGAGGTGGAGGCATGAGTGGTGGTGGGCCAGTCTCGGGAGTAGGCAATAATTTTAGCCAGTTTGCAATGGATACGGCGACGCCTACAGATGGAAGCCTTCCCGGAGGTGGCTTCACCAACATTAACAACCTTAAAATGGATGCTAAGTCGCGATCTCTAGCGGATGCTTTTGCTGCTTCTACTTCGGCAGCAGCGGCCATAGCGGGTCTGATCAATCTCAAGCGCGAAACCGATCCACAGTCTGGTAGTTCGACCAGTGGCACCACAGTCAGCGGCAGCTCCGGTTCATCCGGCTCCGCCAAGACGAGTGACCATGACATTGCTGACAAGTACAAAAATATCTGGAAGGACAAGACTCCAAATTTGAAGCATTGCGTCAGCATCACCCCCATCCCAGGAGATGGAAAGTCTGGATCAGCTGGGGGAGTGTCCGGCGTTGAGGTACAGCGAACGGGTGGAATTGAAATTATTCCATTAAATGCCCAGGCGGCTGTCGCCGGAGGAGGTGTTCAAGCCTCATCCAGTGCCACTCCCACGACTATAACTATTACCCCTATAACGGGCAAGGATCCCAGTAAGGACTCAACGAAAAAAAGCACCTCTGCTTCAGCTGGAGTAGGTGTGGCCGCAAAGCGTCCCCACGAGAGTAGCACAAGTAGTTCGTCTACGTCCGGTGGTAGTGGTTCTGGCAGCTCCATGTCATCTTCAGCCAGCAGCGGCTCTTCAGATACGCAGAAGGAAAAGAAGCGCAAGAAAAAGCGCGACGATTCGCCAATGGGACCGCCGGAGAAGATCTATTCTAGGCAAAACTCGCCTGCAGGTGGCGGAGATGCTTCCGCAACTGGTGGAGTGGTTCGCAAGTTCTCCTCTCCCTCGTCGTCACCCAAAGCTGGTGGCGCTGGGCAGGGTCTAATGGCCGGAGTGCCGACCGCCCGTCCCAGCCCCAAGCACTCGCCCGTGTATAGCAGTCCCAAGCACAACACCGCCTCCAACAGCCCGAAGTCGCCGTTTGGCACACACTCACCCAAACACGGCTCATCCGGAAAGCCGAGCATGTCAACACTCAAGAGTGCAGCTACAGCCGCCACCATCTTAAGTCCCAAGGGCGATAAGTCCTCGTCAGCTGTGGGGAGCACATCTTCGGGACCATCTGCCTCCTCGGGATCCGGTGGAGCTACTGGCCTGGTCAGGTCATTTGCCAGCGTTGGAgcaccgccgccaccacctccaATCCCTCCATTAGCGAGCGCGAGCGGATctatcagcagcagccagagTTTAAAGAAGGAGAAAACCTCTTCGGCATCCGGTTCCAGTTCCACAACATCCTCGGCAACTGCAGGTGTCTCATCTGGTGGAGGTATTTCACCGGCTAGTGTGGCTGCTGCAGTAGCTGCCCTGAAATCCTCACAACAGCAGATGAAATCAGTCGCCAGTCTTTCGCATCTGGCGGAAGGCGGAGGACTTGGTAGCTATGCGGCCCCGTCGGGAGCGGGAGTGTCTGGTGCAGCCGCAGTGGTGgtgggagctggagctggcgCAGGAGCGGGGGCCTCCGGACTGGAGATGAGTGCCCTGCGCAAGGGCATGGCGGGAGGTGCG GTTAGTTTGATGACGTCGACGGCAGCTTTAGCGCCAACAATTCcggcaccaacaacaacagtggcagcgggagcagcggGCTCGGCAGCGTCATTGGTGTCTCCAGTCTCGGCGGTAGTGGGTCAGGGGCAGGAAACAGcgggagcagcggcagcagcaacactggcaacagcaacaattctgcagcagcagcaacagccgggAGCAGCGCCAACTAGTAGCTGCTTAACCACCAGCGGGGGCAGCAACGACTCCGCCGGGAGCAGCAATCCGGCCGGAGCCTCCACGGAATACATGGTGAAGCCCAGCAGCCAAGAGGGCCTCAAGCTGACCATCAACAAGACGGGAAGCAGCAAGAGCTCCGGCACCGGCTCCGGCTCTAGTTCCTCCTCTGGCCTCCAagcgaaagcaaaaagcagcagcatcggcGCCACGAGCTTCGCTGGGTCCACCGGATCCACGAAGAAGCAGCATACCGGACTCAAGCCGGGCGTTAACAGCGGACCCGCTTCCAAGAAGGCCACCGCAGCGGGATCGTCCGCTCCGGCTTCATCTAGCAAGCATTTCTTCCAGAAGGCAAACTCATCGGGCAATCTCAGCAGCAAGCTCAGCGGGTCGGGAGCAGGTGGCGGAATTCCGCTGACCAAAAGCAACAGCACTAACTCCTTCCAAGAGCACAATGCCCCCAGGCGGCGTCCCAGTATGGGAGCCCTGGCCAGCGGCAGCAGTGCAGGAGGCAGCGGGCAGCGCAAGTTAGGCTCCACTTCGGCAGGAGGCAGTGGATCTTCGGGGTCGGTATCGCCGGCCCTTAGCGGCTCAATGTCGCAACCACCGCCGCGATTCGATCACCACACAGATATGATGACCATCCTCCAATATGCTTCTCCGACAATGGCCGCAAGCATGGAAGGCTTCATCAAGGGGCTGCACAACAAATTCCAGATCCCAAAGTTATCGCAGAGAGGAAGCGGAGGCAACACAAACAGTGGACGCAGCACGCCAAGTGGCAGTTCAGAAACGGCTTCAGCTGGAACATCAGCTTCGATATTAGGACCTGCTGCCAGCTCTACTGGACTGACGGAGCCGGAAGCAAAGCCGCCGGTGCCTCCTCCGCCTTCTGGCAATGAAGGACTGCTCAACCTAAGCAGCACGGCGGGTACGCCATCGGCGGATGGGATAGATGAGGAGCTTTTGGCTAGCCTGGCTGGCGAATGA